aaaacgaaaaaaaaaaaaaaaaaaaatttgcttccccccgcttctcccgattggttacttccccattgatcctgcccctatacatatatatatatatatatatatatatatatatatatatatatatatatatatatatatatatatatatatgtatatatatagagagagagagagagagatcatGCTAAAAAGGgacttcactatatatatatatatatatatatatatatatatatatatatatatatatatatatagagagagagagagagagagagagagagagagagagatcatGCTAAAAAGGGACTTCACTGTAGGCCTCTTAGGCTTGAACTTTTCTTCTTCAACTcagctggaaaaaaaaaaaaaaatgattttcaaaTTTAACCATGCTTGATGTATATAATAACAATTTCTTAACCAAAAGAGTTCAAAATCTGGTAGAAGATATATACAGTATTTGTTATATAACTAACTATATCAAAAGATACTTAGACAACTGAATCACATAGCAACCCAACAACTGATAAAATGCATACTGATATTTTTTGCCAAAACATAACAGCATACACAGATGAATAAACCAAGGATCAAACTCGTTTCTATTTCATCCTATCACAACAAAATCAATACTACAGGAGTTCATAATGTGTTCATACGCATACCGACAACCATAACACTAGACCTCCATATACGTTGATGCCCTCACTCCTCTTCTCTTTCTGGTGGAAGTCCACATGGCAACAACATTTTCTGCAAAAATAAACAGAGGATTATTTTAATAAATGGCTAATATAGTATATTACCTAAACAAATAGTCCAAGAGAAGTTAATAAGAAAAATACCTGCATAAAATTGTAGCGTTCTCTCCCAATTGATTCGTTTTCAGCTATTGCAAAATAGCCAAGCATTGGATAATGGCCAATATATGACGCATAGCTGTCTCTCTGGATATTAACTGCCCATTCACTACAAGGTTATAAGAAAGTATCATTAACTATAATTAGACATAAACTCATCTAGTATTTTGTAAAATACAGCTTACGTAAATCTACATATACAAAAAACAAGCACTTACAATCTGTTCATGTCTGCATGACCTGTTCCTACGTACTTAGCTTGCAGATGCTCAAGTTGAGAGTTGATATTAAACCTGTCACTAGCCTGCCAAGCTCTCGAATAAAAACAGCATTAGTTGAACGTTTCAAACACAATAATGAAGAGCAACAAAATTATACCATACAATAAATATTCATTCATTAACAATAAATAATATAGCAAAATAACATAAAAGAAATAAGTTGTCTTTTAAGCCAAGTGTTCGATAAAGATCAATGATCCATTGGAAGACAAACGCTCTTCGCAACCAAATAAAACAAAACCACAACCGTGATTTGTCGACAATTACTCTCGCAGGAGTCTGGAAAAACAAAAgaaacaattttattattattgaaaagaTAGATCAACTCCTACGTACACATGAGTATATATACAAAAAGAAACGTAACCAACTTGAAGTACTAAACCTACTTTGACTCCTAATATTTAAATaaggaaatagaatatgaaataaact
This genomic window from Rutidosis leptorrhynchoides isolate AG116_Rl617_1_P2 chromosome 2, CSIRO_AGI_Rlap_v1, whole genome shotgun sequence contains:
- the LOC139893223 gene encoding uncharacterized protein At4g14342, which gives rise to MQASDRFNINSQLEHLQAKYVGTGHADMNRFEWAVNIQRDSYASYIGHYPMLGYFAIAENESIGRERYNFMQKMLLPCGLPPEREEE